Proteins encoded within one genomic window of Prosthecochloris marina:
- a CDS encoding PstC family ABC transporter permease has product MAEVTVDGGKKSDAFVLTPEKLRRQRIARFFGEGFLLVVASFVAIVVLFIFYFVAVDAIPFFQQRGFVEFFTSTSWYPADEPGEFGALAIIYGSGMVTIGSALIAVPLGISAAICLSDVLPFSIRQYAKPVIEMLAAIPSVAYGFFALVIFAPLLQNYGGPILMWAWWLIAGPFVILAVIVVSDLLTSGDKGGSKRETVRFIVTAVLGIIAVIFLYWVGKTLNAIQILSGTNALNVSLILSFMALPTIVSVSEDSLQAVGRELREGSYALGATRAETIVKTVLPAASSGILAAVILGIMRAIGETMVVWMASGNSSHIPDPWYNYLDSIRTLTATIAGDMGEADQVTGSARYHVLFAMGLLLLVFSFISNLVSERIVVRQRKILAGE; this is encoded by the coding sequence ATGGCTGAAGTGACAGTGGATGGCGGGAAAAAATCAGATGCTTTTGTGCTCACTCCTGAAAAACTTCGCAGACAAAGAATCGCAAGGTTTTTCGGGGAAGGTTTTCTGCTGGTAGTGGCATCATTTGTCGCTATCGTCGTTCTCTTCATTTTTTACTTCGTCGCCGTTGACGCCATTCCTTTCTTTCAACAACGGGGATTTGTAGAATTTTTTACCAGCACCAGCTGGTATCCGGCTGATGAGCCCGGGGAGTTCGGAGCTCTGGCCATTATCTATGGTAGTGGTATGGTGACCATCGGGTCTGCACTTATTGCCGTACCTCTTGGAATATCTGCAGCTATATGTCTGAGTGATGTTCTGCCTTTTTCAATAAGGCAGTATGCCAAGCCGGTCATTGAAATGCTCGCAGCGATTCCTTCAGTTGCTTATGGCTTTTTCGCGCTTGTTATTTTTGCTCCTCTTCTTCAGAATTACGGTGGTCCGATATTGATGTGGGCATGGTGGCTTATTGCCGGTCCTTTTGTGATTCTTGCTGTCATCGTTGTTTCCGATCTGTTGACTTCAGGGGACAAAGGCGGGTCGAAACGCGAAACAGTGCGGTTCATAGTGACAGCAGTGCTGGGCATAATAGCGGTTATCTTTCTCTACTGGGTGGGAAAGACGCTTAATGCAATCCAGATTCTCAGTGGAACAAATGCTCTCAATGTTTCTCTGATTCTCAGTTTCATGGCATTGCCGACTATAGTCAGTGTTTCTGAGGATTCCCTGCAGGCGGTCGGCCGAGAGTTGAGAGAAGGCAGTTATGCACTCGGGGCAACGAGAGCGGAAACTATAGTGAAAACGGTGCTGCCGGCCGCCAGCAGCGGTATTCTCGCGGCGGTTATCCTCGGTATCATGCGTGCCATAGGCGAAACCATGGTTGTATGGATGGCATCGGGTAACTCTTCGCATATTCCCGATCCCTGGTATAATTATCTTGATTCGATACGAACCCTGACGGCGACCATTGCCGGTGATATGGGGGAGGCGGATCAGGTTACAGGATCTGCCCGGTACCATGTTCTTTTTGCAATGGGGCTTCTGCTTCTTGTTTTCAGTTTTATCAGTAACCTTGTCAGCGAGCGAATTGTTGTTCGGCAGAGGAAGATTCTTGCCGGTGAGTAG